Proteins from one Dermacentor variabilis isolate Ectoservices chromosome 1, ASM5094787v1, whole genome shotgun sequence genomic window:
- the LOC142563826 gene encoding uncharacterized protein LOC142563826 isoform X1: MSSKGHNVSPEIPPQSRFSMLDALSSLVAVASTGLQQLGNAAASMVTASSDLAPAASDGAGDGNRKLPRYTLQDVYQHCHQNDLWIVIHNRVYDVTNFLDKHPGGQEILWEHAGRDATFAFMGTGHTREAVSMLQQYCIGILAEEEQLNIFNDMSLQMAVTTQS; this comes from the exons CCGATTCAGCATGCTGGACGCTCTGAGCTCCCTCGTGGCCGTCGCCAGCACGGGCCTCCAGCAGCTGGGCAACGCGGCGGCGTCCATGGTGACCGCCTCTTCCGACTTGGCGCCGGCCGCAAGTGACGGCGCCGGCGATGGCAACCGCAAGCTGCCTCGGTACACGCTGCAGGATGTGTACCAGCATTGCCACCAAAATGATCTCTGGATCGTGATTCACAACAGGGTGTACGACGTCACGAACTTCCTGGACAAG CATCCAGGCGGCCAGGAGATCCTGTGGGAGCATGCAGGCAGGGACGCCACCTTCGCATTCATGGGCACCGGCCACACCCGAGAAGCGGTCAGCATGCTGCAGCAGTACTGCATCGGCATTCTAGCCGAG GAGGAACAGCTGAATATATTCAACGACATGTCCTTGCAAATGGCCGTGACGACACAGTCATAA
- the LOC142563826 gene encoding cytochrome b5-like isoform X2 — MLDALSSLVAVASTGLQQLGNAAASMVTASSDLAPAASDGAGDGNRKLPRYTLQDVYQHCHQNDLWIVIHNRVYDVTNFLDKHPGGQEILWEHAGRDATFAFMGTGHTREAVSMLQQYCIGILAEEEQLNIFNDMSLQMAVTTQS; from the exons ATGCTGGACGCTCTGAGCTCCCTCGTGGCCGTCGCCAGCACGGGCCTCCAGCAGCTGGGCAACGCGGCGGCGTCCATGGTGACCGCCTCTTCCGACTTGGCGCCGGCCGCAAGTGACGGCGCCGGCGATGGCAACCGCAAGCTGCCTCGGTACACGCTGCAGGATGTGTACCAGCATTGCCACCAAAATGATCTCTGGATCGTGATTCACAACAGGGTGTACGACGTCACGAACTTCCTGGACAAG CATCCAGGCGGCCAGGAGATCCTGTGGGAGCATGCAGGCAGGGACGCCACCTTCGCATTCATGGGCACCGGCCACACCCGAGAAGCGGTCAGCATGCTGCAGCAGTACTGCATCGGCATTCTAGCCGAG GAGGAACAGCTGAATATATTCAACGACATGTCCTTGCAAATGGCCGTGACGACACAGTCATAA